Proteins from a genomic interval of Granulicella sp. L56:
- a CDS encoding heavy-metal-associated domain-containing protein codes for MHCAACVRRVTDALQRVVGLQLDSVEVGSAKMAFNPAETTADNIAAVVNGIGFHAHIDQ; via the coding sequence ATGCATTGCGCAGCGTGCGTGCGCAGGGTTACTGATGCGCTTCAGAGGGTTGTTGGGCTCCAACTGGATTCAGTGGAAGTAGGTTCAGCGAAAATGGCATTCAATCCAGCAGAAACCACCGCAGACAACATTGCTGCCGTCGTAAACGGCATTGGCTTTCATGCGCATATCGATCAATAA
- a CDS encoding carboxymuconolactone decarboxylase family protein, protein MSTPEVAIVDEPFESTHLPLVEEDGATGTVAAIYADYRSRFGRPHVPGILKCFATHPPLLEQMLALASSLLFVDGHLNRRTKEMIATHVSALNACSYCLDSHASFLHQQGGSDELLLALFTGNSADPAIDAKDRVLLNFVAKVTDESYKVCAADIQSLEDSGWHQQQIAETIHITALFACFNRVANAFGLPSQHLFHRDLTQLSSAKENA, encoded by the coding sequence TTGAGTACGCCGGAAGTTGCAATTGTCGATGAGCCGTTTGAATCCACCCACCTTCCCCTCGTAGAAGAAGATGGGGCCACCGGCACCGTGGCCGCTATCTACGCCGACTATCGTTCTCGCTTTGGACGCCCGCATGTCCCAGGCATTCTTAAGTGCTTCGCCACCCATCCGCCCCTGCTCGAACAGATGCTCGCGCTGGCCTCCAGCCTTCTCTTCGTCGACGGCCATCTCAACCGCAGAACCAAGGAGATGATTGCTACGCACGTCTCGGCCCTCAACGCCTGCTCCTACTGCTTGGATAGCCACGCGTCGTTTCTGCACCAGCAGGGAGGCAGCGACGAATTGCTGCTCGCGCTCTTTACCGGAAATTCCGCCGATCCAGCGATCGACGCCAAAGACCGCGTCCTGCTGAACTTCGTTGCCAAAGTAACCGACGAGTCTTATAAAGTCTGCGCTGCCGATATCCAATCACTCGAAGACTCCGGCTGGCATCAGCAGCAGATCGCCGAGACCATCCATATCACCGCGCTGTTTGCCTGCTTCAACCGAGTGGCCAACGCCTTTGGGCTGCCTTCGCAGCACCTGTTTCATCGTGACCTGACACAGCTCTCGTCCGCAAAGGAAAACGCATGA
- a CDS encoding carboxymuconolactone decarboxylase family protein: MNTTHPSQQPMFLRGVENDPKPSVYRDLIENAKSSGGDYWQIWHLLAFDPEAAHHLAALSHTLMHNEAPITAGLRELIAAYTSSLNQCEFCMKAHAAVAAELLHDEALVWSVLNDLESSKIDDKQKALLRFVRKVTLAPASITTADTVELNAAGWDDAAIFYAISACALFNFYNRWVSASGVHPVSDDAFKQLASRMAKTGYAR, encoded by the coding sequence ATGAACACAACGCACCCCTCGCAGCAGCCAATGTTTCTTCGCGGAGTCGAAAACGACCCAAAGCCCAGCGTCTATCGCGACCTTATCGAGAACGCTAAGTCCTCGGGCGGCGACTACTGGCAGATCTGGCATCTCCTCGCCTTCGATCCCGAAGCTGCCCATCATCTCGCCGCGCTCTCCCACACGCTGATGCACAACGAAGCTCCCATCACCGCCGGCCTCCGCGAGTTGATCGCCGCCTACACCTCCTCGCTTAATCAATGCGAGTTCTGCATGAAAGCACACGCCGCGGTCGCAGCAGAGCTGCTGCATGACGAAGCTCTCGTGTGGAGCGTTCTCAACGACCTCGAATCGTCGAAGATCGACGACAAGCAGAAAGCTCTGCTCCGCTTCGTTCGCAAGGTCACCCTCGCCCCCGCATCCATCACAACAGCCGACACTGTTGAACTGAATGCAGCCGGATGGGACGATGCCGCTATCTTCTACGCCATCTCCGCGTGTGCCCTGTTCAACTTCTACAACCGCTGGGTCTCCGCCAGTGGAGTTCACCCTGTCAGCGATGACGCATTTAAACAACTCGCCTCACGCATGGCCAAAACGGGATACGCACGCTGA
- a CDS encoding beta-L-arabinofuranosidase domain-containing protein gives MSFTRRKLLANTTYSAAGLLVAGVAKPAMLWADPTSSTPAPYLTGLRMAATPATAYRAYRSKRVANPDSTTWIQLDLGSSVAIEAIRLFPASEKMYPGRDQYYGGEGFPLRFKIEAADDEGFSQPKVIADFTKTDFPDPKDNITQYPAHGVQGRYVRISATKLRPVRVQPPRESAAVGGQLVDSKDFTLTIAKVGVLSGGHDIALGCKATADAEYGNTEEELKQLTRPLRQDGEEIRRDNPHAITDAAIWKPAQFKARVPKTGVTLGGGVFETAMRNNIEYLLNSYSTDDLLRQFYERTGKIKNFKATGSQIFWEEDLAGSNAGRFLMGAGNTVRWIDHPELQRRLNVVVDGIEECRQPNGYIMAYPEDTIFYSERAAYTRAWLTHGLLEAAYSGNTKALPMLRGYYDWFNQQAFLPEMLRGAIQGGQGMVANTRVGASPMGKPADAQVIQRYYQEDAWLHGLAKCEKEQVWQYPYDRPHCYLLTNLEAYLDMYLITGDPLYYDAVLGAWELYRSHWQQAGGSISIIEFEKDPPDSNYLKQPLGELCGSSFWVFLSQRFQMLHPDDERFATEIEKSIYNVGMANQDGGAGLRYHTILEGKKEKSTHQNTCCEGQGTRLLGSLPEHIYSIASDGLYVHLYEPSTIRWQQEHQPMQLTIKTNFPMETKVLGTIKTEVPTQANLRIRVPSWAISEMKISVNGKSAGVGNAGTYVALNRKWRDGDIIEFTLPAAVKIKRYTGADQVEGQARYSFEYGPILLAAVGRSKMELSFNGSHDLEHIASQLEPIEGSPLHFAVRGDPEMRFMPYWQISQEEFTCYPCIPLLA, from the coding sequence ATGAGCTTCACACGACGCAAACTTCTGGCGAACACGACCTATAGTGCTGCGGGACTCCTGGTGGCAGGCGTGGCAAAGCCGGCGATGCTGTGGGCTGACCCCACCTCGTCCACACCGGCGCCCTATTTGACTGGTTTGCGAATGGCGGCAACTCCGGCGACTGCTTATCGTGCGTATCGCTCGAAGCGAGTTGCCAATCCTGACAGCACGACATGGATTCAGTTGGATCTAGGGTCAAGCGTGGCGATCGAGGCAATTCGGCTATTCCCGGCCTCCGAGAAAATGTATCCGGGACGCGATCAGTATTACGGCGGTGAAGGCTTTCCGCTGCGCTTCAAGATTGAGGCGGCAGATGATGAGGGATTTAGCCAGCCGAAGGTGATCGCCGATTTCACGAAGACAGATTTTCCCGATCCGAAGGACAACATCACACAATATCCCGCGCACGGGGTGCAAGGGCGCTACGTGCGCATATCGGCGACCAAGCTGCGGCCTGTAAGAGTGCAACCGCCAAGGGAGTCTGCCGCCGTTGGTGGACAGCTAGTGGACAGCAAGGATTTCACTCTCACGATTGCTAAGGTCGGAGTGTTGTCGGGCGGCCACGATATCGCGCTGGGCTGTAAGGCCACGGCCGATGCGGAGTACGGGAATACGGAAGAAGAGCTGAAGCAACTGACACGGCCGCTCCGGCAGGATGGAGAAGAGATACGCCGTGATAATCCCCATGCGATAACCGACGCTGCAATTTGGAAACCGGCGCAGTTTAAGGCGCGTGTCCCCAAGACGGGAGTAACGCTTGGTGGCGGTGTGTTTGAGACTGCGATGCGAAATAACATCGAGTACCTGTTGAACTCTTACTCCACAGATGATCTTTTGCGTCAGTTCTATGAGCGGACGGGCAAGATTAAGAACTTCAAGGCCACCGGCTCGCAGATTTTTTGGGAAGAAGATCTGGCCGGTTCGAACGCAGGGCGCTTCCTGATGGGCGCGGGAAATACAGTGCGGTGGATCGACCATCCAGAACTTCAACGGCGATTGAATGTTGTCGTTGATGGCATAGAGGAGTGTCGTCAGCCAAACGGCTACATCATGGCCTATCCGGAAGACACGATTTTCTACTCCGAGCGCGCAGCCTACACACGCGCGTGGCTTACACATGGCTTATTGGAAGCTGCATACAGCGGCAACACCAAAGCATTGCCGATGCTCCGCGGTTATTACGATTGGTTCAATCAGCAGGCATTTCTGCCGGAGATGTTGCGCGGCGCAATCCAGGGTGGTCAAGGCATGGTGGCTAATACCCGAGTCGGAGCGAGTCCGATGGGTAAGCCAGCCGATGCTCAGGTGATACAGCGCTATTACCAGGAAGACGCCTGGCTGCATGGTCTTGCAAAATGTGAGAAAGAGCAGGTGTGGCAGTATCCGTATGATCGGCCGCATTGTTATCTGCTGACCAATCTGGAAGCCTACCTCGACATGTATCTCATCACGGGAGATCCGCTCTACTACGATGCTGTTCTAGGTGCCTGGGAACTCTATCGTTCTCACTGGCAGCAGGCTGGTGGCAGCATTTCCATTATTGAATTTGAGAAGGATCCACCCGACAGCAACTATCTGAAACAACCTTTGGGCGAATTGTGCGGCAGCAGCTTTTGGGTTTTTCTGAGCCAGCGCTTCCAGATGTTGCATCCTGACGATGAAAGATTTGCAACTGAAATCGAAAAGTCTATCTATAACGTTGGCATGGCCAACCAGGATGGCGGCGCGGGATTGCGTTATCACACCATCCTTGAAGGAAAGAAAGAAAAATCCACGCACCAGAATACGTGTTGCGAGGGGCAGGGAACGCGGTTGCTCGGCTCTCTGCCAGAACACATCTATTCCATCGCCTCAGATGGGTTGTACGTCCATCTTTACGAGCCCTCGACGATTCGTTGGCAACAGGAACACCAGCCCATGCAGTTGACGATCAAGACGAATTTTCCGATGGAAACGAAGGTCCTCGGCACGATAAAGACTGAGGTCCCCACGCAGGCCAATCTTCGAATCAGGGTCCCTTCCTGGGCCATCAGCGAGATGAAGATTTCGGTCAACGGCAAGTCCGCCGGTGTTGGCAATGCAGGAACCTACGTGGCGCTCAATCGCAAATGGCGTGATGGTGACATCATCGAGTTCACGCTTCCGGCAGCAGTGAAGATCAAGCGCTATACGGGCGCCGATCAAGTTGAGGGCCAGGCGAGGTACTCGTTTGAGTATGGTCCTATCCTGCTTGCGGCTGTCGGGCGATCCAAAATGGAGCTTTCTTTCAACGGCAGCCATGATCTGGAACACATCGCCAGCCAACTGGAACCGATCGAAGGATCTCCCTTGCACTTTGCTGTTAGAGGAGATCCGGAGATGAGATTTATGCCCTACTGGCAGATATCACAGGAGGAGTTCACTTGCTATCCGTGTATCCCTCTCCTGGCGTGA
- a CDS encoding esterase family protein produces the protein MKKFNSLQIIAAATFFLAVNLAAAQSPVPQHLFFHVTLSPQLQHPVSGRLLLFVSPGHGAKAVDMNMMSPASVYIAAKEIASLAPGQTIDIDADDIVFPAPLSQAAKVDYQAQAVLDVAHTYNYAGRQSGDLISSVVDLQAWNPPTDAAPTLTLSTVVPPPPDPLAELPEVNAALKPVNFVSPVLSRFWGRDITMKAWVLLPPGYGDHPHDRYPAVYFTHGFGGDLATMRARNASVLYQRMKSGKIPPMIWVLLDESSPTGTHEFADGVNNGPWGTALTTELIPSLEAHYRMDARTSGRFLQGHSSGGWATLWLQTTYPKIFGGTWSTSPDPSDFHAFSTIDLYAPGANMYRHADGSPQPIIRMHQTVLATMEQMAHMESVLGDYGGQMGSFEWVFSPRGPDGRPLPMFNRQTGDVDPAVIAYWRDHYDISHYIETNWTTLKPDLRGKIHLYVGTDDTFYLDGAAHRLQSLLERLDGQGHFTFIPARTHFDLYRQGDDPSALFDQIAAEMYAVARPK, from the coding sequence ATGAAAAAATTCAATTCCCTCCAAATTATTGCTGCTGCCACTTTCTTTCTTGCAGTTAATCTTGCCGCCGCTCAATCGCCAGTACCGCAACATCTCTTCTTCCACGTCACGCTCTCGCCGCAGCTTCAGCACCCTGTATCCGGACGCCTTCTTCTCTTCGTTTCGCCGGGGCATGGAGCAAAAGCTGTCGACATGAACATGATGTCGCCGGCCAGTGTCTACATTGCGGCAAAAGAAATTGCGAGCCTCGCGCCCGGCCAGACCATCGACATCGACGCAGACGACATCGTATTTCCAGCACCGCTCTCGCAGGCTGCGAAGGTCGACTATCAGGCCCAGGCCGTCCTCGATGTCGCCCACACATACAACTACGCTGGCCGCCAATCCGGTGACCTCATCAGCTCCGTTGTCGATCTGCAAGCGTGGAACCCACCGACAGACGCCGCCCCCACTCTGACTTTATCGACCGTCGTACCACCACCGCCCGATCCTCTGGCGGAGCTTCCCGAAGTCAACGCCGCGCTCAAGCCTGTCAATTTCGTCAGCCCCGTACTTTCACGATTCTGGGGACGCGATATCACGATGAAGGCCTGGGTGCTTCTCCCTCCCGGCTACGGCGACCATCCGCACGACCGCTACCCGGCCGTCTACTTCACTCACGGCTTCGGCGGAGATCTCGCGACCATGCGCGCGCGCAATGCTTCCGTCCTCTACCAGCGCATGAAGAGCGGCAAGATTCCGCCGATGATATGGGTCCTGCTCGATGAGAGCAGTCCCACCGGCACCCACGAGTTCGCCGACGGCGTCAACAACGGCCCATGGGGCACAGCGCTGACCACGGAGCTGATTCCCTCACTCGAAGCCCACTATCGCATGGACGCACGAACCTCCGGACGTTTTCTGCAGGGACACTCCTCCGGCGGATGGGCCACGCTCTGGCTCCAGACCACCTACCCCAAAATCTTTGGGGGCACCTGGTCCACCTCACCCGACCCGAGCGACTTCCACGCCTTCAGCACGATCGATCTTTACGCTCCGGGCGCAAACATGTATCGCCATGCGGACGGCTCTCCCCAACCCATCATCCGCATGCACCAGACCGTTCTCGCAACGATGGAGCAGATGGCCCATATGGAGTCGGTCCTCGGAGATTACGGAGGCCAGATGGGCTCCTTCGAATGGGTCTTCTCCCCGCGAGGCCCCGACGGACGCCCACTTCCCATGTTCAATCGCCAGACCGGCGATGTCGATCCGGCCGTGATCGCATACTGGCGCGATCACTACGACATCTCGCACTACATCGAAACGAATTGGACAACCTTAAAGCCCGACCTGCGCGGCAAGATCCATCTCTATGTCGGCACCGACGACACGTTCTATCTTGATGGTGCAGCGCACCGGCTACAGTCTTTATTGGAACGTCTGGATGGGCAAGGTCACTTCACGTTCATTCCTGCGAGAACCCACTTCGACCTCTACCGTCAGGGAGACGACCCCTCCGCGCTCTTCGATCAAATTGCTGCAGAGATGTATGCCGTCGCTCGACCGAAATAA
- a CDS encoding TonB-dependent receptor, giving the protein MRKTLAALLWMAVSTLAFGQLPSGTINGRVTDPQGASVSGARVSVTNTAQGTSRQTVTNAEGLYVFSSLNVGAYDLRVESPSFAVTETHDVVLEAGKARTVDVELSLATSHAVVNVTADNQGVDLSQSMIQGQITSKTIENIPLNGRNFLELAYLVPGNRPAPTFDPTKTNTLEVSSAGSFGRGGNITVDGGDNNDEIVGGTLANFPEDSVQEFQIATARFTAEVGRSGNSIINIVTKSGTNDYHGSLFLFERNRNLQALPATFDHTLPTPPFDREQYGASFGGPLRKDNAWIFSSVEYRDQNAALQTGTRNFATSTIQNTSAPAPLRDALWSSRYDQKLGASNSLMVRYSFNRSTDTGEATPSETTPSFSAAERQNSLNRFNSIETTLTTVLSPTRVNSLSFHYDNFSNEIPPFPQSDPTTDPQLNLTNELIFPDLADGANFNLPQATQMNRIQLRDGYSWALGKHTLHLGAEFQHYSAAGEINVFGSGTVILPVDFAFADLNGDGQVNDLDLPIAVALKSSAPVTPVPIPQVFNSYIAGYVQDDWRVDPRLTLNLGLRWEYDTNITGTSSAHGPCPNLTSIPSTPCTWMANILDLKKSPDSKDFSPRVGFAYDPYGRGRTVFRGGYGIYYDRIILEAASKELVQNNRALTVTQYSGSACISPYVPGPPSLNACFAPLASFAPGSPSLLAPFSGPRQTGGVGLIATGPDTHHPIYQQFSVGLQQQFGNDWVLSADGLHVFARRQLNGHFLRSTNSTSPDVACPGNNLPCLITDPVSGISDSITILESKAKSWYDGLIVSLQHRSSKLGPIGYQYNVSYTLSKTLDYSDDDQLTNGDANEQVNLVEGVNQPQLEKGYAVTDERSRLTLYGEAQFPWHISAAPIYTFGSGVPADTFLPGTGAINGATGSRLPLLARNSIGREIKNSDQLNAVIDKWNALPVCPGAYPCLAGGTLQHVPGGINFYSPFSSLDLRLKKDFLFRDRMTLSLIGEAFNVLNQTNIRGTSNNNYSGRNISIGPFQVAQNGQPAQAVQSNFYSAVTTAGGFFGSGGPRAFQFAARLAF; this is encoded by the coding sequence ATGCGTAAAACCCTTGCAGCACTTCTCTGGATGGCAGTGAGCACACTAGCCTTTGGACAGCTTCCCAGCGGCACAATCAATGGACGAGTCACCGACCCGCAGGGCGCCAGCGTTTCGGGCGCGCGAGTCAGCGTCACCAACACAGCCCAGGGCACCTCGCGGCAGACGGTTACGAATGCGGAGGGGTTGTATGTCTTCTCCTCGCTGAATGTGGGGGCCTATGACCTCCGCGTCGAAAGTCCCTCCTTCGCCGTCACCGAGACGCACGACGTCGTCCTTGAAGCCGGCAAAGCGAGGACCGTCGATGTGGAGCTCTCGCTCGCAACCTCGCACGCAGTCGTGAATGTGACGGCCGACAATCAGGGCGTCGATCTCTCGCAGTCCATGATCCAGGGCCAGATCACCTCGAAGACCATCGAAAACATTCCGCTCAATGGCAGGAACTTTCTTGAGCTGGCTTACCTCGTCCCCGGCAATCGCCCTGCTCCTACCTTCGACCCCACCAAGACCAATACGCTCGAGGTCAGCTCCGCAGGAAGCTTTGGAAGAGGCGGCAACATCACCGTAGACGGCGGCGACAATAACGACGAGATCGTCGGCGGGACCCTCGCCAACTTCCCCGAGGATTCGGTGCAGGAGTTCCAAATCGCCACGGCAAGGTTCACTGCGGAGGTCGGCCGCTCCGGCAACAGCATCATCAACATCGTCACCAAGTCCGGGACCAACGACTATCATGGCTCGCTCTTCCTCTTCGAGCGCAACCGCAATCTTCAGGCACTCCCAGCGACCTTCGACCACACGCTGCCCACTCCTCCCTTCGACCGCGAGCAGTACGGCGCATCGTTCGGAGGCCCATTGCGCAAAGATAACGCGTGGATCTTCAGCTCGGTTGAATACCGCGATCAGAATGCCGCGCTCCAGACCGGGACACGCAACTTCGCGACCTCGACCATCCAAAATACCTCGGCTCCCGCTCCGTTGCGCGATGCACTCTGGTCTTCACGCTACGATCAGAAGCTCGGCGCAAGCAACAGCCTCATGGTGCGCTATTCCTTCAACCGCTCTACCGATACCGGCGAGGCCACTCCCTCGGAGACGACGCCCTCCTTCAGCGCTGCGGAACGGCAGAACTCGCTCAACCGTTTCAACTCCATCGAGACCACTCTCACCACGGTCCTCTCGCCTACCCGCGTCAACAGCCTCTCTTTTCACTACGACAATTTTTCCAACGAAATTCCTCCCTTCCCGCAAAGCGATCCCACCACTGATCCGCAACTCAACCTCACCAATGAGCTCATCTTTCCCGACCTCGCGGATGGTGCAAACTTCAACCTGCCGCAGGCCACGCAAATGAACCGCATTCAGCTCCGCGATGGCTACTCCTGGGCACTCGGCAAACACACCCTGCACCTCGGCGCGGAGTTTCAGCACTACTCTGCCGCCGGCGAGATTAATGTCTTCGGCAGCGGCACCGTCATCCTCCCCGTCGACTTCGCCTTCGCCGACCTCAACGGCGATGGCCAGGTGAACGATCTCGACCTCCCCATCGCCGTCGCGCTCAAGAGCAGCGCTCCCGTCACGCCAGTGCCTATTCCCCAGGTATTCAACAGCTACATCGCGGGCTACGTGCAGGACGACTGGCGCGTCGATCCCCGCCTCACCCTCAACCTGGGTTTGCGCTGGGAGTACGACACCAACATCACCGGCACCTCCAGCGCCCACGGCCCATGCCCCAATCTCACCTCGATACCTTCAACTCCCTGCACCTGGATGGCGAACATTCTCGATCTCAAGAAATCTCCTGACAGCAAAGACTTCAGCCCACGCGTCGGCTTCGCCTACGATCCCTACGGTCGAGGCAGGACTGTCTTCCGCGGCGGTTACGGAATCTACTACGACCGCATCATCCTCGAAGCCGCCTCCAAGGAGCTGGTCCAGAACAACCGCGCGCTCACGGTAACGCAGTACTCCGGCTCCGCCTGCATCTCACCCTACGTCCCTGGACCGCCCAGCCTCAATGCCTGCTTCGCTCCTCTCGCCAGCTTCGCTCCTGGATCTCCCAGCCTCCTTGCCCCTTTCAGCGGGCCAAGGCAGACAGGTGGAGTCGGCCTGATCGCCACAGGACCTGACACTCATCATCCGATCTACCAGCAATTCTCCGTCGGCCTCCAACAGCAGTTCGGTAACGACTGGGTTCTCTCTGCGGATGGCCTTCACGTCTTCGCGCGCCGCCAGTTGAACGGTCACTTCCTGCGCTCCACCAATTCAACCTCGCCCGATGTCGCCTGCCCTGGCAATAATCTTCCCTGCCTCATCACCGACCCGGTGAGCGGCATTTCCGACAGCATCACGATCCTCGAGTCGAAGGCCAAGTCCTGGTACGACGGCCTCATCGTCAGCCTGCAGCATCGAAGCTCGAAGCTTGGCCCCATCGGTTATCAGTACAACGTCAGCTACACCCTCTCGAAGACGCTGGACTACTCCGACGACGATCAGCTCACCAACGGCGACGCCAACGAGCAGGTCAATCTGGTTGAGGGAGTCAATCAACCGCAACTGGAGAAAGGATATGCCGTCACCGACGAGCGCAGCCGCCTCACCCTCTACGGAGAAGCCCAGTTCCCCTGGCATATCTCGGCAGCCCCGATCTACACCTTCGGCTCCGGCGTGCCCGCGGACACCTTCCTCCCCGGCACCGGAGCGATCAACGGAGCCACCGGGTCGCGTCTGCCGCTGCTCGCGCGCAACTCCATCGGCCGCGAGATCAAAAACAGCGACCAGCTCAACGCCGTCATCGACAAGTGGAACGCCTTGCCTGTATGCCCAGGAGCATATCCCTGCCTCGCCGGCGGAACACTTCAGCATGTTCCTGGCGGCATCAACTTCTACAGCCCCTTCAGCTCGCTTGATCTTCGCTTGAAAAAAGACTTTCTGTTCAGAGACCGCATGACCCTCAGCCTGATCGGCGAAGCCTTCAACGTCTTGAACCAGACCAACATTCGCGGAACCAGCAACAACAACTATTCGGGAAGGAACATCTCCATCGGGCCCTTCCAGGTGGCCCAGAACGGCCAGCCTGCACAGGCTGTCCAGAGCAACTTCTACTCTGCCGTCACCACGGCGGGCGGCTTCTTCGGCTCCGGCGGTCCCAGAGCATTCCAGTTCGCCGCGCGTCTGGCCTTTTAG